A single genomic interval of Vibrio maritimus harbors:
- a CDS encoding protein kinase domain-containing protein yields the protein MPLWVSALVPEHRLERVSNTRILHTPERDMRVKFSDNVLDTALLQREALWLSRVGTLGVDTHQCLGFFKDGSRGLLTTTYIEGRSLSDLIREATLNGTQSMNMSDIVLRVFREVEQLHQLGIVHGDIKPANIIVQRDGTLSLIDFSNARRVGELWAERGVSQSTQSFAYPKGDKSASPIHDYYALLVTILTVVGGTYKPLLSDFESWTCMLLERLQILRLSTQLTDRVETLVKAITKDLQLPNSHSGA from the coding sequence GTGCCACTATGGGTTAGCGCACTCGTTCCAGAGCATAGACTGGAACGAGTGAGCAACACACGTATTCTGCATACTCCAGAACGCGATATGCGCGTTAAATTCTCTGATAACGTACTCGACACCGCTTTGTTGCAAAGAGAGGCTTTATGGCTGTCGAGAGTGGGCACGCTTGGTGTCGACACTCATCAATGTCTCGGGTTTTTCAAAGATGGTAGTCGTGGTTTGCTGACGACGACTTATATTGAAGGTCGATCTTTATCTGACCTGATTCGCGAAGCGACTCTTAATGGCACACAATCCATGAATATGAGCGACATAGTGTTACGTGTGTTTCGTGAGGTAGAACAGCTTCATCAACTCGGTATCGTTCACGGTGACATTAAGCCAGCTAACATCATTGTTCAGAGAGACGGAACACTGTCACTCATTGATTTTTCAAATGCTCGACGAGTTGGTGAATTATGGGCAGAGCGTGGAGTTAGTCAAAGCACTCAGAGTTTTGCCTATCCGAAAGGTGACAAATCCGCGAGTCCGATTCACGATTATTACGCATTACTTGTGACGATATTGACCGTCGTTGGAGGAACCTATAAGCCTCTTCTCAGTGACTTCGAGTCTTGGACCTGTATGTTACTTGAGCGCCTTCAAATTTTACGCCTTTCAACCCAACTAACCGACAGGGTAGAGACGCTTGTCAAAGCTATCACTAAAGACCTTCAGCTACCGAATTCTCATAGTGGCGCGTAA